In Desulfurellaceae bacterium, the sequence CGCTCGACACCAGCAGGCCGATCACAAGAGCCTGGATCATAACCTGTATTTTTCGCTTGAGAGACCCCTTACGGACAGACATCCACCGACCTCCTTCTTCCCGCTGTGCCCTCTTTTGCCGGGGAGAGTCTTGTCTGTCAAACCTTCCCACTCCCGCTCCGGCAGTGTTCAGTGTGGGAGCGAGGGCGGACTCATCTCCAAAGGCGCATCATAGCGTTTATGTCTGATGGGCAAGCACCGACCTCCCGGCCCTGGAGCTTATCCTTGCTGGGCTTCCATGTAGCTACGCAACACCGCGTTGATCCGCGTCTGGTAACCCCGGCCCTGCGCTCTGAACCAGGCCAATACGTCGGTGTCTAACCGCAGGGAGATCGCCGCCTTGCCAGGGGGCATGACCACGGTGGCCTTTGACCAGTCGAAGTCCCCCTCTGCCGCCTCCCTGGCTGGCTCTTGACCGGCAGCGCGCTCCCGCCGCAGCCGTGGCCAGTCGGTTCTGGTCTTATCCTTCCGAAGGGTCGCTTCCCTCAGTGAGATACTGGTAATAGTTTTGTCTTTCATCGTGCCGTGCTCTCCTTGCCGTGATGACTCGACAGTCGCCGTCCCGGACTGTGTAGATCACCGTCATTTCGATTCCATCGACCAGCCCGACCGCCAGCCACCGGGACTCTCCTCGCCGGGCCGAGGGCACGATCAGGACAGGGCCTGCAAAAATCCGGATAGCATCGAGAAAATCGCTCCTCCGCCTCTCTAAAACCCTCTGCCGCTTGCCTTCATCCCATTGGAAGGTCTGAAAGAACGGTGTGTCTCGCGCTATGCTTGTCTCTCAGAGATATCGGTTGCCTTCTTGCCGATACAATTGTATATACTAACCGGAAAATCTCAAGCGCTAAGCTGGACCCAGAGGAGCATGATTCGGATGAACGCCGTGTTACGAGCCTCCAATGAAACCTCCATCATTGCGTCCTGCTGAGAACTGATGTTACGAAATCGCAAATTCCCACTCCCTCCAGCGTTTCAGAAGCAGCTTGACCAAGTTCGCATGATCGGGCGTCTGGAGCCGTTCCTCGCCGAAGAGATATTAGCTGCTGATTATGAGGATGAGAGATTAGACTTCGCTGTCACTCGTCTGTGTCAGACGAGAGGATTCAAGCTGCGCAAAGTGCAGCTTCAGGAAGCGCTCACCTTGACCCACGAAGCCCGTTATCACGCTGCCGCACCTTTGTTGCTCATTGTTGCGGATGGATCTGAGCGTCTGAAGGCGGTGACCCCATCCATGCCAGGACGGCTGCCATGGCCATGGTCAGCCGGTCGTAGAGCCATCCGCTGAAGTGCGCGCGGTGGCGCTCAAACGCTTCGTCAAGCACTGCCTTCGGATAGAGCCGCCCCTGGGCGACGACGGCTTCCAGAGTCGAGAGCGCGGCCAAGTCCCGGGTGGGATTTTCTCGGAAGAGGAGGAAATCTGCCGGGGCGCCGTCCTGGAGTGTCCCGAGTTTGGGCACGCCCAGGAATTCCCCGGGCCAGCGCGTCGCCGCCACCCAGGCTTCCTCAGGCGTGAGGCCAGCTTCTACCAACAGGCGGAGTTCCCCGTGAAGGCTTGCGCCCGGGACGACAAACGACAGGGGCGTGTCGCTTCCTGCGTGAATGCGAACCCCGGCTTCGTGCAGGCGTCGGACCGTTTCTTTCATCTGAGGCAGCGCCTTGCCGAGGCTTGCATAGGCGGGCAGAAAAGCGTCAAGCGGTCGCCAAAAGACTGCCCGGTACCAGCGCGGCAACAAATGCGCCGCAGGGTCATCGAGCAGCCGCGCATAGTCGAGCGATCGCGCCGCCTGAGCCCACATG encodes:
- a CDS encoding BrnT family toxin, producing MARDTPFFQTFQWDEGKRQRVLERRRSDFLDAIRIFAGPVLIVPSARRGESRWLAVGLVDGIEMTVIYTVRDGDCRVITARRARHDERQNYYQYLTEGSDPSEG
- a CDS encoding BrnA antitoxin family protein, producing MKDKTITSISLREATLRKDKTRTDWPRLRRERAAGQEPAREAAEGDFDWSKATVVMPPGKAAISLRLDTDVLAWFRAQGRGYQTRINAVLRSYMEAQQG